A single Dunckerocampus dactyliophorus isolate RoL2022-P2 chromosome 2, RoL_Ddac_1.1, whole genome shotgun sequence DNA region contains:
- the LOC129176930 gene encoding protein-methionine sulfoxide oxidase mical3b-like isoform X12, whose amino-acid sequence MRSESYPECRAQELFDDFVSASTCRAALHSFCQMCQHLQLDHGQAERPLYRTLKRRLSYWRANALWAKLDRRASQKEYLHNQACRNATCAVIGAGPCGLRTAVELSFMGARVVVLEKRDSFSRNNVLHLWPFTIHDLRGLGAKRFYGKFCAGSIDHISIRQLQLVLLKVALLLGVEVHVNVEFKRVVEPPADQHQVGWTMEAWPKCHPVNQLQFHVIIGADGRRNTLPGFRRKEFRGKLAIAITANFKKGNSRAEAKVEEISGVASIFNQRFFQDLRQETGIDLENIVYYKDDTHYFVMTAKKHCLLDKQVILQDFADTELLLARTNVDQNALQAFACAAANFSTGGQLPSLEFAINHYGQADVAMFDFTSMYAAENAAMVRCHRGHRLLVALVGDSLLEPFWPMGTGVARGFLAALDASWMIRRWCQGDSPLDLLAERESVYRLLAQTTPENMQKNISSYSLDPFSRYVHICPSITPAQVRHLIDTGEEAGPDPELDDIIGVSPWRPVSCWRGVGSGREATLALPSATSPRHGRAVWRCVRCSTATDPTSCKNFSCSSRCTAMSTRKEY is encoded by the exons ATGAGAAGCGAGTCCTACCCGGAATGCCGAGCTCAGGAGTTGTTTGACGACTTTGTGTCAGCGTCCACCTGCAGGGCAGCGCTGCACTCCTTCTGCCAGATGTGCCAACATCTTCAGCTGGACCACGGCCAAGCCGAGCGTCCGCTTTACCGAACGCTCAAACGCCGCCTCAGCTACTGGAGGGCCAACGCTCTTTGGGCCAAGCTGGACCGCCGAGCTTCTCAGAAGGAGTACCTGCACAACCAAGCCTGCCGCAATGCCACG TGTGCCGTCATCGGGGCGGGACCATGTGGCCTGCGGACGGCGGTGGAGCTGAGCTTCATGGGAGCTCGGGTGGTGGTGCTGGAGAAGAGGGACTCGTTCTCCAGGAACAACGTGCTTCACCTTTGGCCCTTTACCATCCATGACCTCCGCGGCCTTGGCGCCAAAAGGTTCTACGGAAAGTTCTGTGCCGGCTCCATTGACCACATCA GTATCCGTCAACTCCAGCTGGTTCTGCTGAAGGTGGCACTGCTGCTCGGGGTGGAAGTTCACGTCAACGTGGAGTTCAAACGTGTGGTGGAACCGCCGGCTGACCAACATC AGGTGGGCTGGACAATGGAGGCGTGGCCTAAGTGTCATCCTGTCAATCAGCTGCAGTTCCACGTCATCATTGGAGCAGACGGTCGCAGGAACACATTGCCGG GTTTTCGGCGTAAAGAGTTTCGCGGGAAACTGGCCATTGCCATCACAGCCAATTTTAAAAAGGGAAACAGTCGCGCTGAAGCCAAAGTGGAGGAGATCAGTGGCGTGGCGTCCATCTTTAATCAGCGGTTCTTCCAGGACCTGCGACAGGAAACGG GTATCGACCTGGAGAACATCGTGTACTACAAAGACGACACGCACTACTTTGTCATGACGGCAAAGAAACACTGCCTGCTGGACAAACAAGTCATTTTACAG GACTTTGCAGACACGGAGCTGCTTCTCGCTCGGACTAACGTGGACCAGAACGCCTTACAGGCCTTCGCCTGTGCAGCGGCCAACTTCTCCACCGGCGGCCAGCTTCCGTCTTTGGAGTTTGCCATCAACCACTACGGCCAAGCGGACGTGGCCATGTTCGACTTCACCTCCATGTACGCAGCGGAGAACGCCGCCATGGTGCGCTGTCACCGTGGACACCGGCTGCTGGTGGCACTGGTGGGAGACAGCTTGCTGGAG CCCTTCTGGCCGATGGGCACGGGTGTGGCTCGAGGCTTCCTGGCCGCTCTTGATGCGTCTTGGATGATTCGGCGATGGTGTCAAGGAGATTCTCCTCTGGACCTCCTTGCAGAGAG GGAGAGCGTGTATCGTCTGCTGGCTCAGACCACaccagagaacatgcaaaagaaCATTTCTTCCTACTCTTTGGACCCATTCAGCAGATACGTCCACATCTGTCCAAGCATCACGCCTGCTCAG GTCAGACACTTGATCGACACAGGAGAGGAGGCGGGGCCAGACCCTGAATTAGATGACATCATTGGTGTGTCGCCATGGAGACCAG TCAGCTGCTGGCGTGGTGTCGGGAGCGGACGCGAGGCTACCCTGGCGTTGCCGTCAGCAACCTCACCACGTCATGGAAGAGCGGTGTGGCGTTGTGTGCGCTGCTCCACCGCCACAGACCCGACCTCATGTAAGAACTTCTCCTGTTCGTCTCGTTGCACAGCCATGTCCACCAGGAAGGAATATTGA
- the LOC129176930 gene encoding protein-methionine sulfoxide oxidase mical3b-like isoform X13: MRSESYPECRAQELFDDFVSASTCRAALHSFCQMCQHLQLDHGQAERPLYRTLKRRLSYWRANALWAKLDRRASQKEYLHNQACRNATCAVIGAGPCGLRTAVELSFMGARVVVLEKRDSFSRNNVLHLWPFTIHDLRGLGAKRFYGKFCAGSIDHISIRQLQLVLLKVALLLGVEVHVNVEFKRVVEPPADQHQVGWTMEAWPKCHPVNQLQFHVIIGADGRRNTLPAPWGSPASPRRDGVCGTGLTADPGCKQWSLG, encoded by the exons ATGAGAAGCGAGTCCTACCCGGAATGCCGAGCTCAGGAGTTGTTTGACGACTTTGTGTCAGCGTCCACCTGCAGGGCAGCGCTGCACTCCTTCTGCCAGATGTGCCAACATCTTCAGCTGGACCACGGCCAAGCCGAGCGTCCGCTTTACCGAACGCTCAAACGCCGCCTCAGCTACTGGAGGGCCAACGCTCTTTGGGCCAAGCTGGACCGCCGAGCTTCTCAGAAGGAGTACCTGCACAACCAAGCCTGCCGCAATGCCACG TGTGCCGTCATCGGGGCGGGACCATGTGGCCTGCGGACGGCGGTGGAGCTGAGCTTCATGGGAGCTCGGGTGGTGGTGCTGGAGAAGAGGGACTCGTTCTCCAGGAACAACGTGCTTCACCTTTGGCCCTTTACCATCCATGACCTCCGCGGCCTTGGCGCCAAAAGGTTCTACGGAAAGTTCTGTGCCGGCTCCATTGACCACATCA GTATCCGTCAACTCCAGCTGGTTCTGCTGAAGGTGGCACTGCTGCTCGGGGTGGAAGTTCACGTCAACGTGGAGTTCAAACGTGTGGTGGAACCGCCGGCTGACCAACATC AGGTGGGCTGGACAATGGAGGCGTGGCCTAAGTGTCATCCTGTCAATCAGCTGCAGTTCCACGTCATCATTGGAGCAGACGGTCGCAGGAACACATTGCCGG ctccttggggatctccggcctctccgcgcagagatggggtgtgtggcacagggctaacagctgatcccgggtgtaaacaatggagccttggttga
- the LOC129176930 gene encoding protein-methionine sulfoxide oxidase mical3b-like isoform X14 → MRSESYPECRAQELFDDFVSASTCRAALHSFCQMCQHLQLDHGQAERPLYRTLKRRLSYWRANALWAKLDRRASQKEYLHNQACRNATCAVIGAGPCGLRTAVELSFMGARVVVLEKRDSFSRNNVLHLWPFTIHDLRGLGAKRFYGKFCAGSIDHISIRQLQLVLLKVALLLGVEVHVNVEFKRVVEPPADQHQVGWTMEAWPKCHPVNQLQFHVIIGADGRRNTLPGVLTMSLD, encoded by the exons ATGAGAAGCGAGTCCTACCCGGAATGCCGAGCTCAGGAGTTGTTTGACGACTTTGTGTCAGCGTCCACCTGCAGGGCAGCGCTGCACTCCTTCTGCCAGATGTGCCAACATCTTCAGCTGGACCACGGCCAAGCCGAGCGTCCGCTTTACCGAACGCTCAAACGCCGCCTCAGCTACTGGAGGGCCAACGCTCTTTGGGCCAAGCTGGACCGCCGAGCTTCTCAGAAGGAGTACCTGCACAACCAAGCCTGCCGCAATGCCACG TGTGCCGTCATCGGGGCGGGACCATGTGGCCTGCGGACGGCGGTGGAGCTGAGCTTCATGGGAGCTCGGGTGGTGGTGCTGGAGAAGAGGGACTCGTTCTCCAGGAACAACGTGCTTCACCTTTGGCCCTTTACCATCCATGACCTCCGCGGCCTTGGCGCCAAAAGGTTCTACGGAAAGTTCTGTGCCGGCTCCATTGACCACATCA GTATCCGTCAACTCCAGCTGGTTCTGCTGAAGGTGGCACTGCTGCTCGGGGTGGAAGTTCACGTCAACGTGGAGTTCAAACGTGTGGTGGAACCGCCGGCTGACCAACATC AGGTGGGCTGGACAATGGAGGCGTGGCCTAAGTGTCATCCTGTCAATCAGCTGCAGTTCCACGTCATCATTGGAGCAGACGGTCGCAGGAACACATTGCCGGGTGTGTTGACAATGTCACTTGACTGA
- the svopl gene encoding putative transporter SVOPL isoform X2, which yields MWTSGAKRRMTDSMKTELVSAICLQEVELSDKPSDCQEDVKNHTDTYTVEDAVESIGFGRFHLLLFIIMGSSNIVEAMEIMLLAVASPEIRCEWRLDDWQVALVSTMVFLGFMVCGVLSGFVADKYGRWKVVFGGFVWSAYFSLLTSFAPSYPWFIFLRSMVGCGVAGVSQGFVLKTEFIPAKYRGVLLPLASIFWMTGSMLIIILGMLVVPTLGWRWMIRISVAPSIILIFLFKFIPESARFNVSAGNVQAAVDTLSWIAKMNKVSLPPGRLVEPVVEKKGNWRVLLGSTLRRTSLLLWYSWFVASFAYYGSVLSSSELLEKNLLCVTDGDHEHQVKYRREDERCYCIPFASSDYRTLLISCLGEVALVPLNICLLNVFGRKRSLMVLQLMAAMFFLMLNICTTMFGFTVLLFLLRSVVSMNFNVVYIYTAEVYPTVVRSLGLGFSTSFSRIGGMIAPFISQVLMSQSVILALSPFAVACTLCALGSFLLPIETKGRALLQIS from the exons ATGTGGACTTCCGGAGCCAAGCGGAG GATGACAGACAGCATGAAGACTGAGCTGGTCAGCGCCATCTGCCTGCAGGAGGTGGAATTGTCAGACAAGCCGTCAGATTGCCAAGAGGACGTGAAAAACCACA CTGACACGTACACAGTGGAGGACGCCGTGGAGAGTATCGGTTTTGGAAGATTTCACCTGCTGCTCTTCATCATCATGGGAAGCTCCAAT attgtGGAGGCCATGGAGATCATGTTGCTGGCGGTGGCTTCTCCTGAGATTCGTTGTGAGTGGCGTCTGGATGACTGGCAGGTGGCGCTGGTGTCCACA ATGGTGTTTTTGGGCTTCATGGTGTGCGGCGTCCTCAGTGGATTCGTGGCTGACAAATATGGCCGCTGGAAG GTTGTGTTTGGAGGCTTTGTGTGGAGCGCGTACTTCTCCCTCCTCACCTCCTTCGCTCCGTCCTACCCTTGGTTCATCTTCCTGCGCAGCATGGTGGGCTGCGGCGTGGCGGGAGTGTCGCAGGG GTTTGTGTTAAAGACGGAGTTCATCCCGGCCAAATATCGGGGCGTCCTGCTGCCTTTGGCCTCC ATCTTCTGGATGACTGGATCCATGCTCATCATCATCCTGGGAATGCTGGTGGTTCCCACACTGGGATGGAGATGGATGATCCGCATCTCTGTGGCCCCAagcatcatcctcatcttcctcttcaag TTCATTCCGGAGTCGGCTCGCTTCAACGTCTCGGCTGGGAACGTTCAGGCTGCCGTGGACACGCTCAGCTGGATCGCCAAGATGAACAAAGTGTCTCTTCCGCCGGGACGTCTGGTGGAGCCTGTGGTG GAGAAGAAAGGCAACTGGAGGGTTCTGCTCGGTTCCACCTTAAGGAGGACATCCTTGCTGCTCTGGTATTCATG GTTTGTGGCGTCCTTTGCGTACTACGGGTCGGTTCTGAGCAGCTCTGAGCTTCTGGAGAAGAACTTATTGTGCGTAACGGACGGCGACCACGAGCATCAGGTCAAATACCGCCGCGAGGACGAACGGTGTTACTGCATCCCCTTCGCGTCCAGCGACTACCGCACGCTCCTCATCAGCTGCCTGGGGGAGGTCGCAC TTGTTCCACTAAACATCTGCCTGCTCAACGTCTTTGGACGGAAAAGGAGTTTAATGGTCTTGCAgctgatggcggccatgttctTCCTGATGCTCAACATCTGCACCACAAT GTTTGGCTTCACGGTTCTGTTGTTCCTGCTGCGTTCTGTGGTGTCCATGAACTTCAATGTGGTTTATATCTACACGGCTGAG GTGTATCCGACTGTGGTGCGGTCGCTGGGCTTGGGTTTTTCCACGTCGTTCAGTCGGATCGGAGGGATGATTGCTCCTTTCATCTCTCAG GTGCTCATGTCTCAGTCTGTGATTCTGGCGCTGAGTCCGTTCGCCGTGGCGTGCACACTGTGTGCGCTGGGAAGCTTCCTGTTGCCGATAGAAACAAAAGGCCGAGCTCTGCTG CAAATCTCCTGA
- the svopl gene encoding putative transporter SVOPL isoform X1 produces the protein MKKSLHRLRSRMTDSMKTELVSAICLQEVELSDKPSDCQEDVKNHTDTYTVEDAVESIGFGRFHLLLFIIMGSSNIVEAMEIMLLAVASPEIRCEWRLDDWQVALVSTMVFLGFMVCGVLSGFVADKYGRWKVVFGGFVWSAYFSLLTSFAPSYPWFIFLRSMVGCGVAGVSQGFVLKTEFIPAKYRGVLLPLASIFWMTGSMLIIILGMLVVPTLGWRWMIRISVAPSIILIFLFKFIPESARFNVSAGNVQAAVDTLSWIAKMNKVSLPPGRLVEPVVEKKGNWRVLLGSTLRRTSLLLWYSWFVASFAYYGSVLSSSELLEKNLLCVTDGDHEHQVKYRREDERCYCIPFASSDYRTLLISCLGEVALVPLNICLLNVFGRKRSLMVLQLMAAMFFLMLNICTTMFGFTVLLFLLRSVVSMNFNVVYIYTAEVYPTVVRSLGLGFSTSFSRIGGMIAPFISQVLMSQSVILALSPFAVACTLCALGSFLLPIETKGRALLQIS, from the exons ATGAAGAAATCACTTCACCGATTGCGCTCCAGGATGACAGACAGCATGAAGACTGAGCTGGTCAGCGCCATCTGCCTGCAGGAGGTGGAATTGTCAGACAAGCCGTCAGATTGCCAAGAGGACGTGAAAAACCACA CTGACACGTACACAGTGGAGGACGCCGTGGAGAGTATCGGTTTTGGAAGATTTCACCTGCTGCTCTTCATCATCATGGGAAGCTCCAAT attgtGGAGGCCATGGAGATCATGTTGCTGGCGGTGGCTTCTCCTGAGATTCGTTGTGAGTGGCGTCTGGATGACTGGCAGGTGGCGCTGGTGTCCACA ATGGTGTTTTTGGGCTTCATGGTGTGCGGCGTCCTCAGTGGATTCGTGGCTGACAAATATGGCCGCTGGAAG GTTGTGTTTGGAGGCTTTGTGTGGAGCGCGTACTTCTCCCTCCTCACCTCCTTCGCTCCGTCCTACCCTTGGTTCATCTTCCTGCGCAGCATGGTGGGCTGCGGCGTGGCGGGAGTGTCGCAGGG GTTTGTGTTAAAGACGGAGTTCATCCCGGCCAAATATCGGGGCGTCCTGCTGCCTTTGGCCTCC ATCTTCTGGATGACTGGATCCATGCTCATCATCATCCTGGGAATGCTGGTGGTTCCCACACTGGGATGGAGATGGATGATCCGCATCTCTGTGGCCCCAagcatcatcctcatcttcctcttcaag TTCATTCCGGAGTCGGCTCGCTTCAACGTCTCGGCTGGGAACGTTCAGGCTGCCGTGGACACGCTCAGCTGGATCGCCAAGATGAACAAAGTGTCTCTTCCGCCGGGACGTCTGGTGGAGCCTGTGGTG GAGAAGAAAGGCAACTGGAGGGTTCTGCTCGGTTCCACCTTAAGGAGGACATCCTTGCTGCTCTGGTATTCATG GTTTGTGGCGTCCTTTGCGTACTACGGGTCGGTTCTGAGCAGCTCTGAGCTTCTGGAGAAGAACTTATTGTGCGTAACGGACGGCGACCACGAGCATCAGGTCAAATACCGCCGCGAGGACGAACGGTGTTACTGCATCCCCTTCGCGTCCAGCGACTACCGCACGCTCCTCATCAGCTGCCTGGGGGAGGTCGCAC TTGTTCCACTAAACATCTGCCTGCTCAACGTCTTTGGACGGAAAAGGAGTTTAATGGTCTTGCAgctgatggcggccatgttctTCCTGATGCTCAACATCTGCACCACAAT GTTTGGCTTCACGGTTCTGTTGTTCCTGCTGCGTTCTGTGGTGTCCATGAACTTCAATGTGGTTTATATCTACACGGCTGAG GTGTATCCGACTGTGGTGCGGTCGCTGGGCTTGGGTTTTTCCACGTCGTTCAGTCGGATCGGAGGGATGATTGCTCCTTTCATCTCTCAG GTGCTCATGTCTCAGTCTGTGATTCTGGCGCTGAGTCCGTTCGCCGTGGCGTGCACACTGTGTGCGCTGGGAAGCTTCCTGTTGCCGATAGAAACAAAAGGCCGAGCTCTGCTG CAAATCTCCTGA